The proteins below are encoded in one region of Paenibacillus sp. YYML68:
- a CDS encoding NAD-dependent epimerase/dehydratase family protein: MGKHAVVVGATGLVGTELVRLLLKESTYERVVVLVRTGMEMSDPRLDQRIISFDQLEQLPQELFREADVFCTLGTTMKKAKTQEQFMKVDYAYPLSLGQLAKRHGAARMLIVTAMGADAGSMFFYNRVKGMVEKELLSLGLNELYIFRPSLIMGPRAEHRAGESLAQSVSERLPFLFAGPLRPYRPIQARTIAEAMTNVALQRVRPSQSVIRSEEVAQLALAGKG, translated from the coding sequence ATGGGGAAGCACGCCGTAGTGGTAGGGGCGACAGGGCTCGTCGGCACGGAGCTGGTGCGTCTGCTGCTGAAGGAGAGCACATATGAGCGCGTGGTCGTGCTCGTACGAACGGGCATGGAGATGAGCGACCCGAGGCTGGACCAGCGCATCATCAGCTTCGACCAGCTTGAGCAGCTGCCGCAGGAGCTGTTCCGCGAGGCGGACGTCTTCTGCACGCTCGGGACGACGATGAAGAAGGCGAAGACGCAGGAGCAGTTCATGAAGGTCGACTATGCGTATCCGCTTAGCCTCGGACAACTTGCTAAGCGTCATGGCGCAGCGCGTATGCTGATCGTCACCGCTATGGGCGCGGATGCGGGCTCGATGTTCTTTTATAACCGAGTCAAGGGGATGGTCGAGAAGGAGCTGCTCAGCCTTGGGCTGAACGAGCTGTACATCTTCCGTCCGTCGCTCATTATGGGGCCGCGTGCGGAGCATCGGGCTGGAGAAAGCCTCGCGCAGAGCGTATCGGAGCGGCTGCCGTTCCTGTTCGCTGGACCGCTCAGGCCGTACCGTCCGATCCAGGCGCGGACGATTGCCGAGGCGATGACGAATGTGGCGCTGCAGCGGGTGAGGCCGAGTCAGTCGGTCATTCGCTCTGAGGAAGTGGCGCAGCTGGCGCTGGCGGGGAAGGGATGA